The genomic stretch GTCGCCGACGTCATCAAGGTCACCATGCAAAAGGACATTCGCCCCCGCGACATCATGACCCGCGCCGCCTTTGAAAACGCCCTCGTCCTGACCATGATCCTCGGCGGCTCGACAAACGGCGTGCTGCACTTCCTCGCCATGGCCAACACCGCCGGCGTCCCCCTGACTCTGGACGACATTCAGCGCACGAGCGACCGCACGCCCTTCCTGGCGGATCTCGCCCCCAGCGGAAAGTATCTCATGGAGGACCTGTACCAGGTTGGCGGAACGCCGTCGGTGCTCAAGATGCTCATCGCAAAGGGCCTTATTGACGGGTCCATCCTCACCGTCACTGGCAAGACGCTCGCCGACAACGTCGCCGACTGGCCTTCCCTCGACCCGGGCCAGAAAATCATCCGCCCCCTCGAAGACCCCATCAAGTCCAGCGGCCACATCCGCATCCTCAAGGGCAACTTTGCGCCCGGCGGCGCAGTGGCCAAAATCACCGGCAAGGAGGGCCTCTCCTTCACCGGCAAGGCCCGCGTCTTCAACAAGGAGCACGAGCTCAACACTGCCCTGACAAAGGGCCAGATCAAGCGCGACGACGGCAACCTCGTGCTGATTGTGCGATACGAGGGACCCAAGGGCGGCCCAGGCATGCCCGAGCAGCTGCGAGCGTCGGCAATCATCATGGGCGCGGGATTGAGCAACGTTGCGCTCGTGACGGACGGTCGGTACAGCGGTGCCTCTCACGGCTTCATCGTGGGCCACGTAACGCCCGAGGCAGTAGTAGGAGGGCCGATTGCGTTGGTCCAGGACGGAGATGAAATCACCATCGACGCTGAGACGAATAGAATCGACGTTGCCATATCAgacgaggagatggaagagcgAAGGAAGAAGTGGACGTCGTCGGAACCAAAGATCAAGAGAGGCGTGTTGGCCAAGTATGCGCGGTTGGTAGGCGACGCGAGCCACGGAGCCGTAACAGACGGATGGTGAGCGTCTTCACTCAGTTTTGCGTTGAACAACTTGTATCAAGAGAAATATAATGAAAGATGGAATGCTCAAGACAGTTCGCTTTATGATAGTATGACAAAAGATGGGAATTATGAAGACCCTTCGTCCGCTCAAtgtaggaaaaaaaaagggggcaagAAAGGGAATTCGTTTTCAAGCTTCATACAGGTACgtaaagcaaaaacaaatgAGAAcaagtaaaagtaaaaaaagaaatcgaAGGGTATCGTCCTCGACTGCCGCCTTCTCTAAAACCAATCAATCAAACCAGTCTCATAAAACTTTGCACATCTGCTCTCCCTCGCTATCCTATATCAATGCATGGACAcgtatatatacatatagACATGTAGTTCGTCTCCCCTCATATTCAGCGCGATTAATCGCCCAGAGGCATGCCCTCCAGAGCATCCAATAGGCGGCGCCAGTTATCCGCCAGCATCTCCGCATATTTGACGCGCTCGCCGGCCCAGTCTTGGTTCCATTTGCTGACGTGGTACTGGGTTGACTGGAAAGTGATGAGCTCGTCTCGGAGACACTCCTTGACGAAGATGGAACGGCTGTGCTGTTGCACAATAGACTCCTTGTCCTGTTTCCCGCATTGTCAGCTCCAAAATACACAAAATCATCGAGTACAGGGTATCAAACGTACCTTGATGATGGCCTCTGCCACCTTTTCAATCTCCCCCGGCTTGACGAGACCCTCTGACTTGGATCGCAAGTTGTCCAGCTTGGCCTCATTGGCctgtattcttttttccagATATGGGATGTTGTCCTTGTCCAATCGCTCTCTTCGCTCAAACAGCTCGCGGAGGCTGACCAGAGCATCTCGCTGTCGCTTCAGATCCTCAAGCACGCCTTCTTCCCATCCCCGGCTTTCGTCTTCGAGTAGAGTCTGGCAATTACTCAAATGCCTGCTCATTGCTGTCAAACCGTCGTTGAGCAGCGCAACCTCGCTCGTATCAGTGGCGTAGGTATCGGCAGAAGCTTCGGTGAGCGAAATGAGCGACATGGCAACCCGCGCATGATCCGCTGCGACACCCTCTGTTCTTTTGACGAGACGATCCATGATGTTGCAGGAAGTAATGTACAGCTCGGAAGAACGACGAACTCCATTGCTTGTTCGGGTGAAGAGATCCTCCAGAGTTGGCGGAAGTGAATCTTCCAGATCGGGGGGCAGCACCCGATCGGAGAATTCGTCTTGGACAGAAAGGTTTGCTTGCTTTCGCCATACGGCAAGTTCCTGCATTTAGTTAGCAATTTATTTGACCCCTTTCATCTCCTATTGTTTGGTATTATAAAAAGTGGGAAGCTCACTGTAGGAACAGTCAAGAACATGACGACCAGCTGCTCTTGGCTCAGAACTGGATGGCGTACGAGAGCGTTTAGGAATCTAGCCagccctcgtcgtcgtttttCAATAAAGGCGCCGTCATTGGACAGATGATTGCCATTGACAGCCACACGCTTGggaggcagcagcggcagcatccTAAACGGATATCTCTTGTGCAAGCAGTCCAACAGCCAGACAAAGTCGCTGTACCGGCGAACGACTTTGCTCCCTCGTCGATGGCTCGTAACCTCGTAGTTGTGGTGCTGAAACATGAAGATACCCTCCTTCCCTGGCATGAGCGTTACAACGACATTTTCCTCTGCGCTGTTTCCTACGCGGCCGCCCAGGCTTCGGGGTAGTGCCATGGTAGGCGGCGCTCCAGGCCCTGAATCAGCGCCATCCGCTCCAAATAGGTTCTGCATAGTGGGCATCGGTGGGTTTTGAACCTGAGGCGGCGTATCGTTGAAGCCAGCACCAGGTGAGCTGCCGTAGAAACCAGCTCCCCAGCCGCCTTGGCCAGTCAaagagctgctcgaggcTTGCCTTGGGCGGTTGGATGGGCGGGCGTTGTCGGGCGGAGCACTGTAGTTGTTGGTTGTGAGACGTGGATCGTACGAGGGAGGTGCATGCTGGCCGAAATCGTGGTTGTGTCCATTGACCGCAGGGGTGTGATTCTCCGAGCCGTTTGAACGGGAATGGGAGTGGCCCTTGTGCAGGTCTGGCGCGTTCCACGGATCGTCTTCGGGGTCAACCAAGGTTGATCTGGTAAGGACGCTtgaaggaggcggcggaagCTCAGGCTGGGGCTGTGGTTCCGCGGGAAGCTGCGGCtggggctgtggctgggGTTGAGGCTCAGGCTTATACGGCTCGGATTCTGGCCCATGTTTGGAAGGGACCTGTGGTGGTTTCGCCGCAAGTTCACTGATGGGAGGCATGATGGGTTCGGCGGTAAGTCCTGGTAGGTTGGGCTGAGGTATGTCTAACCAAGAGGACGAAACGTTAGCTGGCTGCCCAGTGAAGAGAGATGTTGTGAATGAAGTCTAGTTGCTGCAGGACACGCCAGGTCAGATGGCGACTATCAATCGGTCTCTGATCGTTTTTGACGTGAGTGCGACTGAATCGCAGCTACGGCGTAGGTCGAGAGTTGAGCTAAATTGAGTGACATAAAGAAGACTCCATGATGTAATGCTCCCGTGCAGAGGGTGGCGTATGTCCGCAGCCAAtatgaagcagaaaagagcaaacacGGGCTGTATATATGGGCGTTGCACTCACTTCGTCGGCGTTCATCCACTCCGTCGAGGCTGATGATGTCGCCCTCTTGCGCCAGGCCAATCAGCGCGAGCACCACGTTGAACTCGTTGCGCGACAGCAAGACGTCGGACCCTTGGCCAGGAGCCACCAGCGCCATGATGCGCGCCTGGGCATCGGCATCCAGCCTCGCCACGGCAAAcagcttggcgatgccggcGGCCGTGACCTGGCCGTCTCGGCCGTCCTCGCCCACGACGGCGTCAAAGGCCCCGGCGTAGCTCTCGGGCACGTCCTCGGCCGGCAGCAGGCTGCGGATCATCTCGGAGCGGCTGCGCTGCTTGCGCGGCGTGGGCATGTCCCAGGGCGACGAGGCGCCGCTGTTGTCGTCGAAGAGGCTGGACGAGTTGCGGCCCGACGCAGGTTCGTCGTCGAAAAGGCCGCCTCGAGGGCCCGGCGGCGAGCCCGTGGTTGGGCCACTGTCGCTGGGCTCGTCTCCAAAGAGCGACATGCTGCGATGGCCGGCCGGTGGTGGATGTCGAAGCTCGCGTGTGTCTCTTccgaggatggagagggcaaaaagaagacggacgAGAAGCCAGACAGCAAGAGGCGAGAGAGTCGGTTGCTCGCGGGGTTGCGCAGTCGGAAAGAGGCGAGGTTGGCCGTCGCAGTATGAATGATGAAGCAAGGATGGCTAGCCCGGCCTTAGTGGTGCGTTGCGTCTTTCTTTAGCTCGGCGTGCGTAATGGCGCCGCTATAGCGcccggctggctggctggaggACGACGATATGGGGCAAGGGAGGAATTACAGCTGACGTAGCAATTAATAATGACAGTACAGAGTGTATGGAATTggagaattaaaaaaattattattataagagCTGTGAtcaaaagggagaagaaagaagccgTGAGTCTGCAGACATACGGTGTGAGACGCCGAGTGTAGTATAGACGTTGGAGAAGCTAGACTGCCGGGGGTCGTGGCCCCGTCATATCTGCAGGGCAGATAGGCGATGGAGAGCTGACTACCTGGGTATATCTAcgaataaaatataattcGAATGCTATGCCCTTTATCATTTATTTTTAGAATAAACTGCGCAAGATACAGGTAGACTAGCTACTGGTTGCATGCTCAACGACTTACAGCGCCATACTCTGTGACAGCACTTTGGCTACAGTACCCAATGACAATGACGCGGCTGATGCATGAACAAAATCCATGCCCGAGtttacatatacatatatattaTACATTTCGCCTTGTTGTGCATCGTCCTCCATCATTGAAACAGGTAGCTTTTCCCCCTCTCAATCCTCGCTCGATCTATGCGCAGCAACATCACAATATAGCCATCATTCATAACGTAATACACCCACCCTACCACAACGTCTcctccgccttcttcttgtccttcttcacctcgcTCTTCACCTTGTGCACACCAGGCACCCTAAAGTACAGACTGGGTGACTGGCCTGGAGCAACCTGGTGGCTTAGGTATCCCCTGTGCGCAGGGTCTCGGTAGTACTCGATGTCGGCACGGCTCGTAGGGTCCGGTAATCTGTATCGGAATGGGCCCTTTCTCGCCTCCGCCAAGATTGACTCCACATGCTCGAGGCCAACTGGTAGGGGCCGGTCGGTATTGACAGACTCGCCGGTAAGCAGTCGCTGAATGGCCAGTCTCGTGTAGTATCTGGTGAGAACCTTGCCTCCTGCGGCTTCAATGGCAGCAATTGCGCCTGCTGAGACTCTTGACACCATGACGTTGATGGGTTGTCTGAGAATCTCGTCGCCGCGAGAGAGAATCTTGACGCCGTCTTTGACGCTGCCAATCAGCTTGCTTTCGATCAGCTCCTTTGGCGTGATTTGCTTGGAGGGGTCGAGTCGGCCTTGGTCGATCCAGTTCTGGATCTGGTCCAGGTTCACCTCGGAGATCTTGGGCGCTCGGCTATCAAAGGTCAGTATCACGCTGTTTCTTGAAAAGTTGGCGGGGCGCAAAAGGTTGTTGCCCCGCCTCCAGAGGCGCTCACAAGTTGTCGAAACCCTTCCGGCCGTGCTTCACAATCAAAGGTGTCTGGCCACCCTGGAACCAGGGCTTGACCTTTCCATGCTGTTTTTGACCCTTGTGGCCTCGTCCGGAAGTCTTGCCGTGGCCCGAGGAGGGACCGCGACCGACTCGTTTTCTGTTCTTGATGGCGCCGGCATTGTTGGCCAGGCTGCCTAGGATCGAAGCATTACGGGTTTGGGTCTGCTGGAGGGTGAGTCTGGCGAGACAGGCTGTCAATGAAGCGGCGGGAGTGTTGACGGCGACTCGGCAGCACGACGCTGTGCTGAGAAACGGTATTCGGGGAGGCATCGTGGTATAGCTGGGTCTTTTATCGCAGCGCAGGCAGttttgcttctctgcatCTTGAAAGATTTTGGACTGGTACGATCTGGGGTGGTGCCTGAGGCCCAAACCGGGACTAGCTTGGCGGAACGTACCCGCTCCAATAAAGGGCCATTATCATGGCCATGAAACTTTACCATGCACATTGATGGCTTCGAAATGATTCAAACGGtgatatttttattaaattaattgAATCAAGTAACGCGTCAATACTATTCATTCGATTCTATGGAACTGCATCCATGATTTATGGTCTCATTAGCTGCCACAAGACATGCGACAAAGTAATAAGAGTCGCTCGTTCCTGGCTTGAAGAACTGCAGATTTGCTATAGGACGAAAAATATATTTCACAATCCTTGTTAGCAAGTCGTTTTGGATAGAGACTCCTTGGAGttttcaacatcatcatatACATGATAAAGGCATAAAATTTCCCTTAAAAATGTATACCACCTACCCCACATCGCAGCTTTTACTTGACGGTGGGAGCAAAACTTAGAGGGCGTACAAAGTAGCTATTAATTCTGCCCGCATATATTTCATGGATCAACATCGGCGATACTTGGCCCTTTGCCGCATCAAGTGCAGAAAACTACCATCTTTTTGTGTCTAATCAGCTAAAATGAACTGAGCTGAGATCAAGCTATTTACAAAACTATTGGAAAACAGCCTTGGGGGCTACCCAATTGGGCGGCATGCCGTCTCAGCTCCTATCCTCTTGTGAAGCTAGGCCAATTATAGTTCAAAGAATAAATAGTTGTCGATGGATTTCAGCGGCAAAATTCTGGGCTTGGCTTTGGATTGGTGATAGCATGTATGATTCAAATTGAATATTATTTGCCTGATCACATGTAGCCGCAATAAAGTACTACGAGGCAGATCTATTTGATACCTTTCACTATGCCGCCGCGTTCTTATATAACGGATGGCCCTCCAGAATTTGGCAGAGATACTCCTGAATTATTATAGATAATCTCTCGACCAGTTTAAGAGCTCCACCACCCATGGATAAAGTCAAAGACATAATTCAGTTcttcaaagatgaagaaatacCAGTGTACGCAGTTGGCGAATTGCCGTATGAACGATCGGTAGCAACAGCCAACTTCCTCTACCGATTCGCAAGACCCGACTGTGTTGTGCAGCCCAAGCGAACTTCACAGGTCCAGACAATTGTtagagaagccaaagaaaggGGCATACCCATTACGATTAAGAATGGCGGCCATTCTTATGCGGGCGCATCCACCGCTGAAAAGGGCATCTCGTTGGACTTGTCCCGAATGAACAATGTTAAGCTCGATACCGACTCGAAGATTATGACGCTGCAAGGAGGTGCGTTATGGGGACACGCGTATAAAGAGTTTGtcaacaagaagctcaacCAATATGTCATCAACGGTGGACGATGTCCAACGGTGGGCGTAAGCGGCTTCATTTTGGGAGGTGGCCTCAGCCCGTTTACGAGAAGTTTCGGCATGGGCTGCGACACTCTCAAAGAGATTACAATAGTTACCGCGGATGGAGCAAAAGTCACCGTGAAGGAGCGCGGCAATGATGATCCCAAGAAAGACATGCTCTTCTGGGCGCTCTGCGGAGCGGGTGGCGGCAACTTTGGAGTCGTGGTGGAAATGAAGTTGCAAGTCCAAAAGCTACGATGCGACAAAGTCGTGGCTGGCAGATATACTTGGTGGCCACAGGACGATCCGGGCAAGATGAAGAACTTTATGGAGACGATGCGGAGCTTTTACGCAACTGCTTGGCCAAATCAGCTCACCATTGATAGCTCTTGGCTGTGCGATCTTTCACAGAGCAACATTGGTGTCAGGTTTCTCGTCTACCATAATGGCGATAAAGCCGAATTCgaaaagcttattaaagaAAACATTTCTGATGAGGATTTATCGAAACCACTCATAAAACGATCCCTGGAAGAGCCGTCTTCTCTATTCCTTCATGAGACGCTAGTTGCTCAGTGGTCAGAAGAGACTGAGAAATCTTTCCCCCAGAATCCATCTTACATGATTTATTCATCATTTGTCTTTAATAATGATGCGGACGATATTAAGGCCATTACAGACATCATCAGAGAAAACATGACTGCTTTCAGGGCAAAGTTTCCAGGAGAACGTGGCCTGCTACAGGTAACCTGGATACATGCGGGCGGCGAAGCAGCTTCCAAAGACTCATCAGCTACAGCATACCACTGGCGCGATTGTGTTTACCACACATATATCATGGTGCAATGGTATGAAAAGTTCTTGGAGCAAGATATGTGGGACTTCCTCAACCGTTTCAAGGGAGAGTTGAGGCCATACTCTATTAATGGGCAAGCGGCGTTTATTAATTTTCCGGATGGAAGATTGGCATCGGACATTCATGAGCAAGCATATTATGGAGAAAATCGCCATGCATTGCAGCAAGTCAAGAACATGTGGGATAAGGATGACTTCTTCCATTGGGACCAAGGCGTGCGCCGTCCAGCTGAAGAGCTGAAAACCGAGACCAATGCAACATTGCGATTGGGACTGGAAGATT from Trichoderma atroviride chromosome 3, complete sequence encodes the following:
- a CDS encoding uncharacterized protein (EggNog:ENOG41~CAZy:AA7) translates to MDKVKDIIQFFKDEEIPVYAVGELPYERSVATANFLYRFARPDCVVQPKRTSQVQTIVREAKERGIPITIKNGGHSYAGASTAEKGISLDLSRMNNVKLDTDSKIMTLQGGALWGHAYKEFVNKKLNQYVINGGRCPTVGVSGFILGGGLSPFTRSFGMGCDTLKEITIVTADGAKVTVKERGNDDPKKDMLFWALCGAGGGNFGVVVEMKLQVQKLRCDKVVAGRYTWWPQDDPGKMKNFMETMRSFYATAWPNQLTIDSSWLCDLSQSNIGVRFLVYHNGDKAEFEKLIKENISDEDLSKPLIKRSLEEPSSLFLHETLVAQWSEETEKSFPQNPSYMIYSSFVFNNDADDIKAITDIIRENMTAFRAKFPGERGLLQVTWIHAGGEAASKDSSATAYHWRDCVYHTYIMVQWYEKFLEQDMWDFLNRFKGELRPYSINGQAAFINFPDGRLASDIHEQAYYGENRHALQQVKNMWDKDDFFHWDQGVRRPAEELKTETNATLRLGLEDSLFIESLESNIVDEKDFYTSRISSFNMAMSNLEDVPDNGYSWDKPLANQLVSRQWETVTLPSEKIFDRGIYNLNDLGF